From the genome of Eucalyptus grandis isolate ANBG69807.140 chromosome 2, ASM1654582v1, whole genome shotgun sequence, one region includes:
- the LOC104432639 gene encoding selT-like protein — protein sequence MDRAQILLLGLPLFLLCSDLVNLFVPPPAKPPPPLPHRHHHLQHQPPNPPEALEFPPQKPSAVGGIGLGSTVFINFCSSCSYRGTAVTMKKMLETQFPGLDVVLANYPPPLPKRVLAKLVPVAQIGVFAVIMAGEHIFPMIGIAAPPPWYYSLRANRFGTIASTWLLGNMFQSFLQSSGAFEVYCNDELLFSKLKEARFPGEIELKDLVGRRLANSRVTDGLGVMWS from the exons ATGGATCGAGCGCAGATCCTGCTGCTAGGGCTACCGCTCTTCCTCCTGTGCTCCGACCTCGTCAACCTGTTCGTGCCTCCGCCTGcgaagccgccgccgcctctcCCCCACCGCCACCATCACCTCCAGCACCAGCCCCCCAATCCTCCCGAAGCCCTAGAGTTCCCTCCTCAG AAGCCGAGCGCCGTCGGCGGGATCGGTCTGGGGAGCACGGTCTTCATCAATTTCTGTTCGTCTTGCTCGTATAG GGGTACTGCAGTAACAATGAAGAAGATGCTGGAGACGCAGTTTCCTGGCCTTGATGTTGTTCTTGCAAACTACCCTCCGCCACTGCCAAAGCGCGTTTTGGCTAAATTGGTGCCGGTTGCTCAAATAGGAGTATTTGCTGTCATCATGGCTGGAGAGCATATTTTTCCGATGATTGGGATTGCAGCGCCTCCACCTTGGTATTATTCTCTTCGTGCAAACAGGTTTGGGACTATTGCTTCAACTTGGCTTCTCGGCAACATGTTCCAGTCCTTCCTGCAAAGCTCTGGTGCTTTTGAAGTTTACTGCAATGATGAGCTG CTCTTCTCAAAATTGAAGGAGGCAAGGTTTCCTGGTGAGATTGAATTGAAAGACCTGGTTGGCAGAAGATTGGCAAATTCTAGAGTCACAGATGGCCTTGGGGTTATGTGGTCCTAG
- the LOC104432638 gene encoding protein PSY3 yields MSFRGRLGLCFCLLVVLLLQDSATTLSLGIASGYEDKGMVEGRSLRVRVNDYEDPSANRGHDPPTPARKVGNGNRGGRKG; encoded by the exons atgtcGTTTAGAGGGAGGTTGGGCTTGTGCTTCTGCTTGCTGGTGGTGTTGCTGCTGCAAGATTCGGCGACGACCCTTTCGCTTGGCATTGCATCAG GGTATGAAGATAAAGGGATGGTGGAAGGAAGATCTTTGAGAGTGAGAGTGAACGACTATGAGGATCCATCGGCGAACCGTGGCCATGACCCTCCAACTCCAGCTCGGAAGGTTGGTAACGGCAATCGTGGTGGCAGGAAAGGCTGA
- the LOC104432637 gene encoding PHD finger-like domain-containing protein 5A, which produces MAKHHPDLIMCRKQPGIAIGRLCEKCDGKCVICDSYVRPCTLVRVCDECNYGSFQGRCVICGGVGISDAYFCKECTQQEKDRDGCPKIVNLGSAKTDLFYERKKYGFKKR; this is translated from the coding sequence ATGGCCAAGCATCATCCAGATTTGATCATGTGCAGAAAGCAACCTGGAATTGCAATTGGACGCCTCTGTGAGAAGTGTGATGGGAAATGTGTCATCTGCGACTCTTATGTTCGTCCTTGCACCCTCGTTAGAGTGTGCGATGAGTGCAACTATGGCTCCTTTCAGGGTAGGTGTGTCATCTGTGGAGGAGTGGGAATATCCGACGCTTACTTCTGTAAGGAGTGTACGCAGCAGGAGAAGGATAGGGATGGGTGTCCCAAGATTGTCAATTTAGGAAGTGCCAAAACAGATCTGTTCTACGAGCGGAAAAAATATGGGTTTAAGAAAAGATGA